A single window of Streptomyces sp. NBC_00464 DNA harbors:
- a CDS encoding DUF6227 family protein translates to MSDPYETTEQHLERLLRRALNSFDLPDSTVERLGTALAHSSSLHSSHHSSSLHRETYRHTYLLADGTPLALWELVHCGPRDASDPGHDTAAGPGYDTQAGLRQHELYDDEADVHIAAARLTGGFCDSPVFGHDGPQADLEILDALMAAPPAPLPRMYAPDNSADHARRVLRRAENRDVPGKATALLLRSAFAHHITQVFGRQCQVDGRDAGFTLYEHAFLLLDGRETSLWEVEHTATPDGRHMCEVYGDEDAARGAMESRTRIC, encoded by the coding sequence TTGAGCGATCCGTACGAGACAACCGAGCAGCACCTCGAACGACTCCTGCGACGGGCTCTCAACTCGTTCGACCTGCCCGACAGTACGGTCGAGCGGCTCGGCACCGCGCTCGCCCACAGCAGCTCCCTGCACTCCTCGCACCACAGTTCATCCCTGCACCGCGAGACCTACCGGCACACCTACCTGCTGGCCGACGGCACACCGCTCGCCCTGTGGGAGCTCGTGCACTGCGGCCCGCGCGATGCCTCGGACCCGGGACACGACACGGCCGCGGGCCCGGGGTACGACACGCAGGCCGGACTCCGGCAGCACGAGCTGTACGACGACGAGGCCGACGTCCACATCGCGGCGGCCCGGCTGACCGGCGGCTTCTGCGACAGCCCGGTCTTCGGGCACGACGGACCGCAGGCCGACCTGGAGATACTCGACGCCCTGATGGCGGCGCCACCGGCCCCGCTGCCCCGGATGTACGCCCCGGACAACTCGGCGGACCACGCCCGCCGGGTCCTGCGCCGCGCGGAGAACCGGGACGTGCCGGGCAAGGCGACGGCGCTCCTGCTGCGGTCGGCCTTCGCCCACCACATCACCCAGGTCTTCGGGCGGCAGTGCCAGGTGGACGGGCGGGACGCGGGGTTCACGCTGTACGAGCACGCCTTCCTGCTTCTCGACGGCCGGGAGACGAGCCTGTGGGAGGTCGAGCACACGGCGACGCCGGACGGCCGTCACATGTGCGAGGTGTACGGCGACGAGGACGCCGCACGCGGCGCGATGGAGAGCCGTACCCGCATCTGCTGA